A region from the Neurospora crassa OR74A linkage group V, whole genome shotgun sequence genome encodes:
- a CDS encoding integral membrane protein, with translation MVSAARSVSPAAAELVPPSNGNYHHRRSYEPEDDDDVDSYNAVDRSSHSPSTASVELVARGRSSRSLSTSTTASKGSFRSKMPSWVTNMGRRTLGIVLLLVVVFLWTVSNFLASVMFADGSYNKPFFLLYVNISMFALALIPMGIRHVMQYGWPASKRQLVEAWYEIRQGRSYQKVAMVDDEDARAGESLLIDDTGSLKSNKCEQLSLAETFWLSLEFSMLWFAANYFASACLEYTSVGSVTILSSTSSIWTLIFCALAGVEGFTVRKLLGVLASLAGVVLISSLDMSGASDEMRGDFPEKSRTEIAIGDAMAFFSAIVYGVYVTVMKKRAVDEDRMNMTLFFGIVGVLNLVFLWPLFIILHVTGIETFELPPNGTTWAIIWINTISSFFSDIIWAYAMLLTTPLVVTVGLSLTIPLSLIGEMIQYHQYSSWIYWVGAGIVVFSFVFVNNESHEEGNGNGECKANDKEQPTTTEVRNVVGGSSSSDAAIAV, from the exons ATGGTCTCTGCTGCCCGGTCAGTGTCGCCGGCGGCTGCCGAATTAGTGCCGCCCTCAAATGGAaactaccaccaccgccgcagCTACGAAcccgaagacgacgacgatgtcgATTCGTACAATGCTGTAGACCGTAGCTCACACAGTCCGTCAACAGCAAGTGTCGAACTCGTTGCGCGAGGGCGATCATCCCGCTCTCTATCCACATCGACAACCGCGAGTAAGGGGAGCTTTCGTTCCAAGATGCCCTCATGGGTGACAAACATGGGACGACGGACGCTGGGAATCGTACTGCTCCTGGTTGTGGTATTCCTATGGACGGTATCCAACTTCCTCGCCAGC GTCATGTTCGCCGATGGCTCCTACAACaagcctttcttcctcctctacgTCAACATCTCCATGTTCGCCCTCGCCCTTATACCTATGGGGATTCGACATGTTATGCAGTATGGGTGGCCGGCATCAAAACGACAGCTGGTAGAGGCTTGGTACGAAATACGACAGGGCAGGTCATACCAAAAGGTCGCCAtggtcgacgacgaagacgcgAGGGCAGGCGAGAGCCTTTTGATCGACGACACCGGCAGCCTCAAATCCAACAAATGTGAGCAGCTCAGTTTGGCCGAGACCTTTTGGCTCAGCCTCGAGTTCAGCATGCTCTGGTTTGCGGCCAACTACTTTGCGTCGGCATGTCTCGAGTACACCAGTGTCGGCAGCGTGACTATTTTGTCATCAACGAGCAGTATCTGGACTTTGATCTTCTGCGCGCTGGCCGGCGTGGAGGGTTTCACGGTACGGAAACTTTTGGGAGTGCTGGCGTCGCTGGCCGGCGTGGTGCTCATCTCGTCGTTGGACATGAGCGGCGCGAGTGACGAGATGCGAGGAGACTTCCCGGAGAAGTCGAGAACGGAGATTGCGATTGGCGATGCCATGGCCTTTTTCAGTGCCATTGTGTATGGCGTTTATGTGACAGTGATGAAGAAGCGGGCCGTTGATGAGGATCGTATGAACATGACGCTGTTCTTTGGAATCGTAGGGGTACTTAATCTGGTATTTCTTTGGCCACTATTCATCATCCTGCATGTCACAGGAATCGAAACT TTCGAACTACCGCCAAACGGCACGACTTGGGCCATTATCTGG ATCAATACCATCTCTTCGTTCTTCAGCGATATCATTTGGGCATACGCCATGCTCCTTACCACACCACTTGTCGTTACCGTCGGCCTGTCTCTTACAATACCACTATCGCTTATTGGCGAGATGATCCAATACCACCAATACTCCAGCTGGATTTATTGGGTCGGAGCTGGTATTGTGGTCTTCTCCTTTGTGTTTGTGAACAACGAAAGCCACGAGGAAGGCAATGGTAATGGAGAATGCAAAGCGAACGATAAGGAGCAGCCGACAACAACTGAGGTGAGGAACGTTGTGGGAGGGTCGAGCTCTTCCGACGCAGCTATCGCTGTCTAA